A DNA window from Bradyrhizobium barranii subsp. barranii contains the following coding sequences:
- the nifT gene encoding putative nitrogen fixation protein NifT, translating into MKIMIRRSPDTGLSIYVPKKDIEESIVASEYETLWGGWIKVANGWVLDLPEMASDTRLPITIDAKKRDESGDDP; encoded by the coding sequence GTGAAAATCATGATCCGCCGCTCTCCGGACACGGGCTTGTCAATCTACGTGCCAAAAAAGGATATCGAAGAGTCAATCGTGGCCTCCGAGTACGAGACCCTATGGGGCGGCTGGATCAAAGTCGCTAACGGTTGGGTGCTCGATTTGCCCGAGATGGCGAGCGACACACGGTTACCGATCACAATCGACGCGAAGAAGCGGGATGAGAGCGGCGACGATCCATGA